The proteins below are encoded in one region of Chryseobacterium wanjuense:
- a CDS encoding aminodeoxychorismate synthase component I produces MFSINHQKFMEMDELSLQKVPYFFIIDFLAGNVEVFKENELEKSGLLIDFQYFSNTKTQHDLNKKIEWKSYPETLESFKSGFDIVQKNIRLGNSYLVNYTRKTKIETNLTLEEIFYHSSAKYKVFYKDFFVFFSPETFVKIIDGKILTYPMKGTIDASLENAAEILKNDKKEKAEHYTVVDLLRNDLSMVADDVRVDKFQHIDFIKTQQKDLYAMSSEISGVLKPEFDGKVGSIMKKLLPAGSILGAPKPKTLEIILEAEGFPRGYYTGVCGWFDGENLDSCVMIRFIEKEGDTLYFKSGGGITHMSKLEDEYQEMKNKIYVPIY; encoded by the coding sequence ATGTTTTCAATAAATCATCAAAAATTTATGGAGATGGACGAACTTTCACTTCAGAAGGTTCCCTATTTTTTTATTATCGATTTCCTTGCCGGGAATGTGGAAGTTTTTAAAGAAAATGAATTGGAAAAATCAGGCTTATTAATTGATTTTCAATACTTTTCAAACACAAAAACCCAACACGATTTAAACAAAAAAATCGAATGGAAATCTTATCCGGAAACTTTGGAAAGCTTTAAATCAGGCTTTGATATTGTTCAGAAAAATATTCGCTTAGGAAATTCATATCTGGTAAATTATACTAGAAAAACAAAAATCGAAACAAATTTAACGCTTGAAGAAATTTTTTATCATTCAAGTGCAAAATATAAAGTTTTTTATAAAGATTTTTTTGTATTTTTTTCTCCTGAAACTTTTGTAAAGATCATCGACGGAAAAATTCTGACATATCCTATGAAAGGTACAATCGACGCCTCTTTGGAAAATGCCGCAGAAATTTTGAAGAACGACAAAAAAGAGAAAGCCGAGCATTATACCGTGGTAGATTTGCTCCGAAATGATCTCAGCATGGTGGCAGATGACGTGAGGGTTGATAAATTTCAACATATCGATTTCATCAAAACACAGCAAAAAGATTTGTATGCCATGAGTTCTGAAATTTCAGGAGTTTTGAAGCCTGAATTTGACGGAAAAGTGGGAAGTATTATGAAAAAACTGCTTCCTGCCGGTTCTATTTTAGGAGCCCCGAAGCCAAAAACACTGGAAATAATTCTCGAAGCAGAAGGCTTCCCAAGAGGATATTATACCGGAGTCTGCGGTTGGTTTGACGGTGAAAATCTCGACAGCTGCGTGATGATCCGTTTTATTGAAAAAGAAGGCGATACACTTTATTTCAAAAGCGGCGGCGGAATCACCCACATGAGCAAATTAGAAGACGAGTATCAGGAAATGAAAAACAAAATCTATGTCCCAATTTATTGA
- a CDS encoding aminotransferase class IV has translation MSQFIESIKVEDQKIFLLEYHQKRVDQTFAHFGKEGSIDLAKVYKHLEHDEDGLYKLRVVYDLDKKVRTQMIPYAIPEIDDFQLVENNSFDYSFKFEDRKELEKMKMKSKAEEIIIVKNNHITDTSFSNLLFLKGKDWFTPTTYLLNGVQRQNLLKHKEIKETEVTLQNIKQFSHFQIINALNDFDENFIYPIDRIINLPGNEEYLDL, from the coding sequence ATGTCCCAATTTATTGAAAGCATTAAAGTAGAAGACCAGAAAATTTTCTTGTTAGAATATCACCAGAAGCGTGTAGATCAGACTTTCGCCCATTTTGGGAAAGAAGGGTCGATCGATCTTGCTAAAGTCTACAAACATCTTGAGCATGATGAAGATGGTCTGTACAAACTGAGGGTTGTCTACGATCTGGATAAAAAAGTCCGAACACAGATGATTCCTTATGCCATTCCGGAAATTGATGATTTTCAATTAGTTGAAAACAACAGCTTCGACTATTCCTTCAAGTTTGAAGATCGTAAGGAACTGGAAAAAATGAAGATGAAATCTAAAGCTGAGGAAATTATTATCGTTAAAAACAATCACATTACAGATACCTCTTTTTCCAATCTTTTATTCCTGAAAGGGAAAGACTGGTTCACACCGACCACTTACCTTCTGAATGGAGTTCAGAGACAAAATCTTTTAAAGCACAAAGAAATAAAAGAAACTGAGGTTACCTTACAAAACATAAAACAATTCTCTCATTTTCAAATCATTAACGCTTTAAATGATTTTGACGAAAACTTTATTTATCCGATTGACAGAATTATAAATCTGCCCGGAAACGAAGAATATTTAGACCTTTAA
- the menD gene encoding 2-succinyl-5-enolpyruvyl-6-hydroxy-3-cyclohexene-1-carboxylic-acid synthase: MKKYSSKRSIQILAHLLQQYGISDIIISPGSRNAPLAMHFAEMPGTFHSFSIVDERSAAFVGLGMAMSEKKPVAITCTSGSAAVNYYPAITEAFYSNIPLLVLTADRPTDYVDIFDGQTIRQNNLFHQHSYGDFQLLEDSKENAEDINFDIIKKAIELCIEKQGPVHINIPLEEPLYELVSELPTFPTVEKTIKHKEYEIPSNLVADWNTSQRIMILVGTKDYSPELENQLTQLVKNHSVVVLSEANSNLYHEKFFRHIDRYVFNFTEEDYKTYAPDLLITVGQNVVSKKVKQFLRKARPKQHWHLDEVWQPDTYFVLTEKIEVKPEVFFSKLLKFINLEPKPYFNLWDVLRDKKDAKHEQFLNTVEFSDFYFFNRTSESIPENYNVHFSNSSAIRYAQLFDYGKRRIYCNRGTSGIDGSTSTVMGFAIKNANPTLLITGDLSFFYDINGLWNQYIPPFVRIMIFNNGEGNIFKIIPGPGNANPNTLDEFIATKHHKTAEHLAKHFGFSYTKVDEEATLDRVLENFFKPDSQPKILEVNTYGKNSADVQKAYFNFLKEN, translated from the coding sequence ATGAAAAAATATTCTTCTAAGAGAAGTATTCAAATACTTGCACACCTTCTTCAGCAGTACGGAATTTCAGATATTATTATTTCACCGGGATCAAGAAATGCTCCTTTGGCGATGCATTTTGCAGAGATGCCGGGAACTTTCCATTCTTTTAGCATTGTTGATGAAAGAAGTGCAGCTTTTGTCGGACTGGGAATGGCGATGAGCGAGAAAAAACCGGTTGCGATTACCTGTACAAGTGGTTCAGCGGCGGTGAATTATTATCCTGCGATCACGGAAGCCTTCTATTCGAATATTCCTCTTTTGGTGTTAACTGCCGATCGACCAACAGATTATGTTGATATTTTTGACGGACAGACAATCAGACAGAATAATCTTTTTCATCAGCATTCTTATGGTGATTTTCAGCTTTTGGAAGACAGCAAGGAAAATGCAGAAGACATTAATTTTGACATTATTAAAAAAGCAATCGAGCTTTGTATTGAAAAACAAGGTCCGGTTCATATCAATATTCCGTTGGAAGAGCCTCTGTATGAATTAGTTTCAGAGCTTCCGACTTTCCCGACGGTGGAAAAAACCATTAAGCATAAAGAATACGAAATCCCGTCAAACCTTGTTGCCGACTGGAATACTTCACAACGAATCATGATTCTTGTCGGAACAAAAGATTACAGCCCGGAACTTGAAAATCAATTAACACAATTGGTTAAAAATCATTCTGTTGTGGTTTTAAGTGAAGCGAATTCAAACTTATATCACGAAAAATTCTTCAGACATATCGACCGATATGTTTTCAACTTTACAGAAGAAGATTATAAGACCTATGCACCTGATTTACTGATTACTGTAGGACAAAATGTAGTGTCTAAAAAAGTAAAACAGTTTTTAAGAAAAGCGAGACCAAAACAGCATTGGCATCTGGATGAAGTCTGGCAGCCGGATACTTATTTTGTATTAACGGAGAAAATCGAAGTCAAGCCAGAAGTTTTCTTTTCTAAATTGTTAAAATTCATCAATTTAGAGCCAAAACCATACTTCAATCTTTGGGATGTTTTAAGGGATAAAAAAGATGCAAAACATGAGCAGTTTTTAAATACGGTAGAATTTTCAGATTTTTATTTTTTCAATAGAACCTCAGAATCTATTCCGGAAAATTATAATGTTCATTTTAGCAACAGTTCAGCGATCCGATATGCTCAGCTATTTGATTATGGAAAGCGCAGAATCTACTGCAACAGAGGAACAAGCGGAATCGACGGGTCAACTTCCACAGTAATGGGGTTTGCCATTAAAAATGCCAATCCGACTTTGTTGATTACAGGTGATTTAAGTTTCTTCTACGATATCAATGGTCTTTGGAATCAATACATTCCACCGTTTGTGAGAATTATGATCTTTAATAACGGGGAAGGAAATATTTTCAAAATTATTCCCGGACCGGGAAATGCCAATCCGAATACGCTGGACGAATTTATTGCAACTAAACATCACAAAACGGCAGAGCATTTGGCAAAACACTTCGGATTCTCTTACACCAAAGTAGATGAAGAGGCGACACTGGACAGAGTTTTAGAAAATTTCTTTAAACCGGATTCTCAACCTAAAATATTGGAAGTCAATACATACGGAAAGAATAGTGCAGATGTGCAAAAGGCTTATTTCAACTTTTTAAAAGAAAATTAA